The Cyanobacterium stanieri LEGE 03274 genome has a window encoding:
- a CDS encoding DedA family protein → MVMEFFSLEQMQELAQEYGYWAVFVGIALENTGIPLPGETITVIGGFLAGSGELNYWWVLVSAISGAVIGDNCGYWLGRIGGWSLFVKFARIFRLEETQLAIAKHKFNENAGKAIFFGRFVTLLRIFAGPIAGITEMNYGKFLFFNFTGATVWASVIVTLSYFVGRIIPLPDLVALIAKFGLFGLLVVGIWLGVTFLIKYYQQRKSFNN, encoded by the coding sequence ATGGTTATGGAATTTTTCTCATTAGAGCAAATGCAAGAATTAGCTCAAGAATATGGTTACTGGGCAGTTTTTGTGGGTATTGCCTTAGAAAATACGGGGATTCCCTTACCCGGAGAAACCATCACCGTCATTGGAGGATTTCTAGCAGGGAGTGGAGAATTAAACTATTGGTGGGTTTTAGTCAGTGCCATTTCAGGGGCGGTTATTGGTGATAATTGTGGCTACTGGCTAGGCAGAATTGGCGGTTGGTCACTTTTCGTTAAGTTTGCCAGAATTTTTCGTCTTGAAGAAACCCAATTGGCGATCGCCAAGCATAAATTTAATGAGAACGCTGGAAAAGCAATATTTTTTGGACGTTTTGTCACCTTATTAAGAATTTTTGCTGGCCCCATAGCAGGAATAACCGAAATGAATTACGGTAAATTTTTATTTTTTAACTTCACAGGAGCAACGGTTTGGGCTTCAGTAATTGTAACCCTTTCCTACTTTGTCGGTCGAATCATTCCTTTACCTGATTTAGTGGCACTAATCGCAAAATTTGGTTTATTTGGATTATTGGTAGTAGGGATTTGGCTAGGAGTTACCTTTTTAATTAAATATTATCAACAACGAAAAAGTTTTAACAATTAA